The Dehalococcoidia bacterium DNA window TTGCCGGCCTCGCCCACCACCTCGATGTCGGGCTGGGTGCCCAGCAGCAGGCGAAGCCCGGCGCGCACCAGGCGATGGTCGTCGGCCAGCAGCACGCGGATGCGGCCCGCCCGCCGGCCGCCGCCCGCCTCAGCGGCCATCGCGGGGTACCTCGGCGCGCACTTCGCTGCCGTGCGTGCCGGAGACGATCGTGAAGGCGCCGCGTACCAGCGCCACGCGCTCGCGCATGCTGTAGAGGCCGACGCCGGCGGGCGTGGCCGCGACATCGAAGCCGCGGCCGTCGTCCTGCACGCTGAGGCGGACCAGGTGCTCCGAGCAGGCGAGCCGCACGGTGGCCGAGCGGGCGCCGGCGTGCTTGGCGACGTTGGTCAGCGCCTCCTGCGCCACGCGGAAGAGGGCCAGCTCGACGGCGGGCCGCAGCCGCTCGCCGGCGCAGCCGTTCTCGAAGCGGACCGCGAGTCCAGTGCGCCGGCCGAACTCCTGCACGTGCCAGTCGAGCGCCGCCGCCAGCCCGAGATCGTCGAGGGCGGAGGGCCGCAGCTCACGCGCCAGCCGGCGCACGCCGTCCAGGCTGCGGCCGACCTCGCCACGGATCTCGGCGAGCGCCTCGCGCACCGCCGGCCGCTGTTCGCCTTCTTCGAGTGCCTTCGCGTAGAGGAGCAGCGAGGTGAGCGACTGCGCCGTGTCGTCGTGCAGCTCGCGGGAGATACGGCGGCGCTCCTCCTCCTGGGCGGAGATCACCTGCGCGGCGAGCGCGGTCTGGCGGTCGCGGGCGCGGTCCAGCTCGTCCAGCATCGCGTTCAGCGTTTCGCCCAGCCGCTCGATCTCCGGATCGGTGAGCCCTCCCGCGGGCACGCGAGCGCTGGTGCTGCCGGCCCGCACAGAGTCGATCGTGCGCTCAATGCGTAGCAAGGGTGAGAGCGCGGCGCGCAGCACGATCGCGTTGACGGCGACGCTGATCACGATGCCGGCCAGCACGAACGCCGCCATCAGTTCGGCGACGTTGACGCCGGGATGTGCCCGCACGCGTGCCGCCGTGATCGCCGTGCCGGCCAGCGCCCCCAGCAGCACGATGGCGGAGTTGGCCAACAGCACTTTGTAGAAGATGGGCAGGGTCAGCAACCGGCGCGGCACCGGCAGCCGCCGCTCCTGCGGCCGCGCACGCGGGGTGATGCGAACGGGCGCCTTCTCCATCACGCCAGCAGTGTAGCAAGGCGCGTCGCGCCTATGCCCGCCCCGCTCTGGCTCGGCTGTCCCATTCCTACGAGGAAAGGGGGCTGGAGCTGTCGGTTGTCCTCGAACCCACCCTTCCCCGGTGACGCGTGATGCAAAAGAGGAAGGTTCATGGTCGATCTTCAGACAGCTTGAAGGGTGACTTCGGCCCGGAGTATCTACAGGCGCGCACGTGCTGGAGGCCGCGGGCTCGGCCGGCGGCCAGGCTGGTGGCGCACAACCTCGGCAGCCGGCTCAATCAGCGCCTGCACCGCCCCAACCTCGCCTTTGCAACCCTGGTGAAATAGCCCTGCAATCTGCATCACGCGTTTGCAGGGAAGGGGCTGGTTTTGCGGGCGAGACGAGGGAAATGCGATACCGGCGCCCCGCGCGGCTGCCTTCAGATCACCGCCGTCTCGCGGATGGCGGCGCCACGGGCGAAGCGATCCGGCGCCAGCTCGCTCACGTCGGGATCGGAGCGGCCGGTCGTCAGCAGGCTGGCGATCACCATGCCCGCGGCCGGCGCGTGCATGAAGCCGTGGCCGGAAAAGCCGCAGGCGCACCAGAAGCCGGGGACGCTCGTCTCGCCGATCAGCGGGTTGTGGTCGGGTGTCACCTCGTACAGCCCGCCCCAACCCGTGCGGATCGCCGCCTCGGCCAGGGCGGGGACGCGCCGCGTGGCCGCCTCGATCAGCCGTTCCAGGAAGGCCACGGTGGTCGCCGTGTCCTCGCCGCTCGGCTCGGTCGGGTCGTCCATGCCCAGCAGCACCGCACGGCCCTCGCGCCGGCAGTAGAACTTGGTGCCGAAATCGACGGTCAGCGGCATCTCCGCGGGCAGGCCCTCGAACGGGTCGGTGACGAAGATCTGCCGCCGGTAGGGCAGCACCGGCAGCTCCAGCCCCACCATGCGGCCGATCACGGCGGCGAAGGCGCCCGCGCAGTTGACGACGATCGGTGTGCGCACGCTGCCCGCCGCCGTCTGCACCGCCGCGACGCGCCCCCCGCTCAGCTCGATGCCCGTCACCGACGTCTCGTCGCGGCAAACGACGCCCGCAGCCCGCGCGCCGGCGACGAAGCCTTCCACGGCCGAGCCGGGATCGGCGAAGCCGTCGGTCGGGCAGTAGGTGGCGCCGAGCACGTCGCCGACCGCGAGCTGCGGCACCAGCTTCTGCGCGCCGGCGCGGTCCAGCAGTTGCGCCGGCACGCCCAGGTCGCGCTGCATGATCGCTTGGCGCTGGAACGCCTTCCAGGCGCGGCCGTCGGTCAGCAGGAAGAGATAGCCGCTCTGGCGGAATCCAGCGTCGATGCCCAGCTCGGCCTCGAAACGGTGGTAGAAGGCGAGGCTCTGCTGCGAGAGCCGCACGTTGACTTCCGTGGAAAACTGCTGGCGGATGCCGCCGGCGGCGCGCGCGCTGGAACCCGAGCCGAACAGCCCGCGATCGATCAGCGCCACGCGCTCGATGCCCGCCTTGCGGGCGAAGTAGGC harbors:
- a CDS encoding HAMP domain-containing sensor histidine kinase produces the protein MPRRLLTLPIFYKVLLANSAIVLLGALAGTAITAARVRAHPGVNVAELMAAFVLAGIVISVAVNAIVLRAALSPLLRIERTIDSVRAGSTSARVPAGGLTDPEIERLGETLNAMLDELDRARDRQTALAAQVISAQEEERRRISRELHDDTAQSLTSLLLYAKALEEGEQRPAVREALAEIRGEVGRSLDGVRRLARELRPSALDDLGLAAALDWHVQEFGRRTGLAVRFENGCAGERLRPAVELALFRVAQEALTNVAKHAGARSATVRLACSEHLVRLSVQDDGRGFDVAATPAGVGLYSMRERVALVRGAFTIVSGTHGSEVRAEVPRDGR
- a CDS encoding FAD-binding oxidoreductase — translated: MAALPEAVDLVVVGGGIVGASVAYFARKAGIERVALIDRGLFGSGSSARAAGGIRQQFSTEVNVRLSQQSLAFYHRFEAELGIDAGFRQSGYLFLLTDGRAWKAFQRQAIMQRDLGVPAQLLDRAGAQKLVPQLAVGDVLGATYCPTDGFADPGSAVEGFVAGARAAGVVCRDETSVTGIELSGGRVAAVQTAAGSVRTPIVVNCAGAFAAVIGRMVGLELPVLPYRRQIFVTDPFEGLPAEMPLTVDFGTKFYCRREGRAVLLGMDDPTEPSGEDTATTVAFLERLIEAATRRVPALAEAAIRTGWGGLYEVTPDHNPLIGETSVPGFWCACGFSGHGFMHAPAAGMVIASLLTTGRSDPDVSELAPDRFARGAAIRETAVI